A window of Acidobacteriota bacterium genomic DNA:
GAGGCGGGCTGGCGCCTCGCGACGTCGCGCCGGGTTTACCTGGGCTCGCCCGCCCAGTAGTGGCACTGCTCGCAGTTCCCGCGGCCCGGCGGATGGTTCGGCGACCGCGGACTGGCTCCCGACGATCCGTGGCACGTCATGCAATCCACGGGGTTCCCGCGCGCGGCGAGATGCGTCCCGTCCGCGGGAATGTCGGGCCGGGCCTTCTGAAACGTGTACGCGACGAGAAACGCGGCGCCGATCAGGACGACGGCGATCAGCACGATCCATCGGATGCGGCTCACGTTCCATTCTCCTCTGCGGCGCGGCTTGACACCCGTGCGGACAGCAACCTACCATCGCCTTTCCATCATTTCAGAACGTCATCCGGGCCGGCGTAGCTCAGTGGTAGAGCAGCTGATTCGTAATCAGCAGGCCATCGGTTCAACCCCGATCGCCGGCTCCAGGACGCCCCTCGCTCCCATGGACAAACTCCCGTCTCAGGGCGGCGCAAGAGAGCCGGAGGGCGCGCTGGAGCTCCGCCGCGCCATCCCGCTCGCCGGCGGCGAATTCCTCGCCGCCGCGCTCACGCATCCCGCTGTCACCGAGGAACACGTCGTCCTCATCACTCGAAACCGGGCGGCCGGCGCCGCGCTCCTCGCGCGCATCGCAGAAGATCCGCGCTGGAACCGCGCCTACCCCGTCCGGCGCGGGCTGGTCGGAAACCCCCACACGCCGCGGCACGTCGCCGCGCGGCTCGCGAAAGATCTCTACTGGCGCGACCTCGCCGCGGTGGCGGACGACGCGGCGCTGAGCGCGACGCTCCGCAGGACCGCGGAGACATGTCTCCTCGATCGCATCCCGGATCTCACGATCGGCGAGCAGATCTCTCTGTCGCGGATCTGCGGGCGCGCTCTGCTTCCGAAGCTCCTCGACGCGTCGGATCCCCGGGTGGCGAGCGCCGCGCTCTCGAACGGAAGGATGACGGAAGCCGACGTGGTCGCGCACATCCAGAGGGCGGGTGCCCGCGCTTCGACGATGGAGTGCATCGGGAGTCACGCGCGCTGGCGCGAGCACTACGCCGTCCGGCTCTCCCTGGCGCGCCAGGCGGCCACCCCGCTGGCGATCGCCCTCGGCATGCTCACCACGCTCACGAAGGCCGACCTCGGCGCGCTCGCTGCGATCCCCGATCTGGCGCCCCTCGTGAGACGGGCCGCCGAGCGCGTGATCGCGGCCGGGTCGGGAGGGCGGGGAGATCCGGAACCCGGGGATCCGCGCCCGGCTTGACACGTCCGCCGATTCGCCCCTAAATTGGAGAATAAGCATGATTTAACCCATCTAATCCGTTGGCCCCGTCGAGAGTCCGGCGATGGCTTCATTCGGCGAAGAACTACGAAGAGAGCGCGAGCTTCGCGACATCTCCATCCGGGAGATCTCGGAGGCGACGAACATACCCTCACGCTTTCTCGAAGCCCTCGAGCAGAACAACTTCTCGATACTCCCCGGAGGCGCGTACAATCGCGGGTTCATCCGCTCGTACGCGCGCCACATCGGGATCAACATCGAGGAGATGATCAACGCCTACTCCCAGGAAGTGGGACGCCAGGAGGCGAATCCCCCGATCGACGCGCGCCGGAGCGCGCTCCCGCCGGGCGCGCAGGCATCGAACGGCGCCGCAGGTCTCATCGCCGGGATCAGCGTCCTCGCCGTCGCCGGCGCCATCGCCATCCTCTACTACTTCGCGGGAGCCGCGCTCAGGAGGACGCCGGCGCCGGAATCCCCCGCGGTCGCGCACGGCGTCGCCCTCAAGGCGCGCGTGAAGAAGTCCGGCGCGCTTCCGAGTGAACCCGGCGCGACCCGCCCGGAGCCTCCCCCCGACGCGGCCAAGGCCGTCGCGGGATCCGCGGCGCCGGAGATTCCGGCGGCGGCTCCCGGCGTGGAACGGCTCGTCAAGGTGCGCGCGCTCGAGACGACTTGGGTCCAGCTCACGTGCGCGGGCGTGGCTCAGTTCAGGGGCGACCTCTGGGTCGGATCCGAGAGGCACTTCCCGTGCCGCGAGCCGGTGGTCCTCAGCGCAGACAACGGCGGGGCGATCGAGTGCGCCGTGGACGGAGCCGAGGTTCAGCTCCTCGGCGATCGAGGGGAAATCGTCAGGGATCGCCCGATCCCGATCCAGCGACCGCCCGCGCCGGCGGCGGATCCGGCGGTCAAGGCGAAGCCGCGACCCGCGGCCGCGACCCCGGCCGAGGCCCCCGGCCGGATCTCCTGATCGATGCCTGATCCCGGAGGTGGGGCCGGTCCGGCTCAGGGCGAGCGACCGGAGGACCTCCTCGTCGACTCCATACTGGCCGGGCGCGCCCCGAGAGCGGTGCGTCTGGCCGCCGCGCGCGGCGCGCTCCCCGTCCCACGGGCCAGCGTCCTGCGGCTCCTCGTGGCGCTCGTCCCGGACGGCGACGAGGAGATCCGCCTCGCGGCCGGCGCCTCACTCGGCGCGTGGACGCAGGAGGAGCTGCAACAGCTCGCGGCCGACCCCGACACGGGCCCGGCGGTTCTGGAGTATCTCCTCCGCAGCCCGGCGGCGACTCCCAGACTTCTCGAGATCGTCCTCTCGCACCCCGGGACGCCCGTCGACGCGATACTCGAGGCGGCCCGCACGTTCGATCCGCCCGGACTCGACGCGCTGCTCCTGAACCAGACGCTCCTCATCCAGCACCCCGAGCTGCTCGACGCGGCCGAAGCGAACCCCGCGGCCACGCCGAGCCATCGCGCGCGCCTCGTCGAGATCCGCCGCCACTTCTTCCGCGCCCCGTCGCGCCCGGACCCGGCCCCCGAGGCTGCCCCCGGTGCGCCCATCCCGGCTCACGAGACCCCCCCGCCGTTCCCGGCCGTTTCGGACGAGGCGCCTCCGGCGTCGGGCCAGCCGACCCCGGAGGCGCCGGCGCTCCTCGACGAGGGGCCGGAGCATGAAGGCGCGATGCAGCGGATCTTCAAGATGAACGTCGGCGAGAAGATCGGGCTGGCCGCGAAGGGGACCCGCGAGGAGCGATCGCTCCTCATCCGCGATTCCAATCGTTCGGTCCAGGACGCGGTGATCAACAGCCCCAAGCTCAGCGAGAGCGAGGTCGAGACCATCGCGAAGATGCGCAATGTCAACGAGGACATCCTCCGGCAGATCGCGGGCCACCGTGACTGGATGAAGTCGTACGCCGTCCTGCTTGGGCTCGCCACGAATCCCAAGACCCCGATTGGCATTGCCATGAGCCTCCTCGCGAGGCTCAACACCCAGGACCTCAAGTCGCTCCAGAACGACAAGAACGTCTCCGAGGCGATCCGCAGGACCGCCCGGAAGCATGTCGAGGCCCGCGTCGCGGGCCCGCGCTCGGCCGGGCGCGGAGGGCACTGATCGCGCCGGCGTCCGCGAGATTCACGACGCCTAGACACACCCGGGTGAAGTGGATATCCTGTCCTGCCACTTTGCAGCAGCGCCGGAGAACTCCCGATGAAAGTCGCGCACAAAGGCCTCTCCGATGTCGGTCGGAAGAGGGAGCACAACGAGGACAGCTTCGCGGTCATTCCCGAGGACAATCTCTTCCTGGTCGCCGACGGGATGGGAGGACACGCGGCGGGAGAAGTGGCTTCGCGCATCGCCGTGAATGCCATCGCGGATTTCATCGCCTCGACGCGCAAGGACGCCGAGATCACGTGGCCGTACGAGTACGACACCAACCTCTCGGTCGCGTCGAACCGGCTCAAGACGGCCATCCGCCTCGCGAACCAGAGAATCCTCGACACGATCGCGGAACGCCGGGATCTCGAGGGAATGGGCACCACCCTCGTCAGCGTGCTCCTCAGCGACGGCATGGCCTGCGTCGGCCACGTCGGCGACAGCCGCTCCTACCTGGTTCGTGGAGGGGAGCTCTCGCAGGTCACCGGCGATCACTCCTGGGTGAACGAGCAGGTGAAGCTCGGGTTTCTCACCAAGGAGGACGCGGTGCGCCACCCGTTCCGCAATGTCGTCACCCGCGCTCTGGGATCGAAAGAGGATGTCCAGGTCGACATCAGCGAGAAGCCCTTGCAGAAGGACGACACCATCCTGCTCTGCTCCGACGGGCTGAACACGATGGTCGACGACAGGACCATCCTCGATCTCGTGCAGCGATCGAGCGGCGACGTCGAGACCGCGGCGAGAAACCTCATCGCGAAGGCGAACGAGGGAGGCGGTGAGGACAACGTCACCGTCATTCTGATGCGCATCCTCGAGCCCTGACGTCCCGTGAGCGCCGCCGTCACATCCTTGACGCCCCTCGGAACGCTTCCCTATACTCGTTCGCTTGCAGACGGAGCGCAGTCGACATGAGGCGCGCAGTGCGCGGATGACACTCCGGCCGATTCTCGCGGCCGGCCTCGCCGCCCCCCTCATCTTCCTGACCGCGCCTTCGCCCGTCGCCGCATCCGGTGATCCGCGAACGGCCCGGAGCGACAGCGTCTCGTTCGATCAGATCGTCGACGATCTCCGGCGATTCCACGACACCTCGCGGGTCGCCGTCGGCCGGGACGGCGCCTTCGACGAGATCCTGGGACATCACCCGTACCCCGGATCGTGCGCCACACCGCTCCTCATCGCGCTGAATCAGGCCGCTCCGACCCTTCCCACGGCGGCGCGCTCGCTCGTCGCGAGGCTCGGACCGGCCGAGGATCCCCTCGCGCCTTCGCGCTCTCTCCTGATCGACGGAGGCGCGGGCCTCGGGGCGTTCCGGCTCCGCTACCGGGTGGAGACGGGCGAGCCCGGCTCCCTGAAATCCGACGACGAGGACGGGGACGGGATCCCCGACGAAGCCGCACGCATCGCAGACCGCGTGCGGGATGCTCACGCCTCGATGTCCGCGACCCTCGACCAGGCCGGGATGCCCACGGCGCCGATCGATGCCGCCGGGCGCGTGCACGACCTGGAGATCACGGATCTCCCCGACGGGATCAGCGGCTGGCTCCTCCCCGGCGCCGGCGAGCCGCGAATCGTCGTCGATCGCGACGCCGTGCTCTCGCCCGACGGCCCCGGCGTCCTGCGTCACCAGCTGGCGCACCTTTACCAGGTGATCCTGACGCCGGACGAGTCGCCGTGGTGGTACGAAGCGCACGCGCTGTGGGCGGAGGATCCCGCAGGCGTGCTCGCGCGGACTCACGCGCGCGCCGTCACCGCCTACTTCGGCAGCGCGGCGTCGGGGATGGAGCCCGACGCCCTTCTCGCGTGGGAAGGGGCGCTCGTGTGGCCGCACTTCCTGATCGAGAGCGGAGGCGCGCCTCGGCTGCTGTCGCGCATGTGGGACGAGATGGCTTCGGTGCCCGGGAACAACACGCTCGCCGCCATGGACACCGTGCTCGTGCAGGAGCGTGGGGCGGGGCTCGCCGAGCACGTTCGCTCCTTCAGGATCTGGAACCTCTTCACGGGGGCCGCGGACGATGGCCGCCACTACTCTTTCGGGCGGGATCTCCCGGCGCAGGCGCCGGAGTCCGCGCGCACCAGCCCCTCCCCCCTGAGCGTCCGGGGCGCGCTCCCACCCCTCGGGGCCACGGCGATCCAGATCGCGTCTCAGGACCGCCCCGGCGGGTGGGTGGTCGATTTCGAGGGATGGTCACCGGGAGCCTGGGACGTCGCGATCCTCACGCTTCCCGCGAACGTCGGCGAGTCGCCGCGCCTGGCGACGCTGCGCGTCGGCGCCGACGCGCGAGGCCGGATGGTGATCCCGTGGCGCGATCTCGCGGGCGTCGTCGTCGTCGTTCAGAATCTGGCCCCCGGACGCGGCGCCGCGCTCCCCTACAATCTCGCCGCACGCCACGATCCGTCGGCCCCCTTCGACCTGCTGTCGTTCGCGGCCGAGGCCCAGAGCGACTCCGTCGCGCTGCGCTGGACCACCGAGCCCGAGATCGACCACTACCTGCTCCATGGCATCACGACCGATGGCTTCGTGGAGCCGACGTACGCGACCGCCGTCCGCCTCGGCCAGACGGCCGGCGAACCCGGGCCTCACTGAGCCGGGTCGGAGATCCGCCGTGACCCAGGGCATCCGCTCGGGGAACCTTTCTCCCCTCGCGGGGTCTCCCACAGCGGAAGCCTCGGGGGAGCGACGCGATCTCGACGCGGCGGCCGTCGTGGAAGCCCACGCCGACTTCGTGCACTCGATCTGCCGCCGGCTCACGCGCGACACCGAGGAAGCGCGGGAGCTGTTCCAGGAATCGTTCGTCCGCATCCTGAACGGGCTGCCGGCATTTCGAGAGGATGCGTCGGTCCGGACCTGGATCTGCCAGATCGTCATGAACACGGACCGCAACCGGCGCCGCTGGTGGAGCCGGTTCCGGCGGAACTTTCAGGCCGCGGAGCCGGCCCCCGGCGCCGCGGGTGAGGGACCCGGGCTCGAGCCCGCCGACAGGGGCGCGGGCCCCGAGCGCGCCGCGATGGGCGCCGAGGCGCGCTCGCGCATCGAATCGGCGCTCGCGGCGCTGCCGGACGACCAGCGGCTCGCGGTCGTTCTCCGCGACGTCGAGGGGATGAGCTACGAAGAGATCGCCGCGGCGACAGGAGTCGAGGTGGGAACGGTCAAGTCGAGAATTGGACGCGCGCGCGCAGCGCTGCGGGTTCGCCTCGCCGACCTGGTCGATCGGGCGAAGCCGGAGGCCTCCCGATGAGGCCCCCGTGCGAGGACGTCCGGGCGGATCTCAGCGCGATGATCGACGGAGCACTCTCCTCTCGCAGGGCGAAGGAGCTCGACGACCATCTCGCCGGTTGCGGCGCGTGCCGCGCGGAGAGGGACGCCCTCAGACGCACGTCGACCCTCCTCGCCGAGTCCGGGGGTGAGAGAGCGCCGAGGTCATGGGTCGGCGAGGCGGTCCGCCGCGCGAGCGGCCCCCGAGGCAAGGCGCCGGCTCGGAGCGCGCTCCGCCCGGTGTGGGCGCTTCCTTCCGTGGCGGCGGCCCTGGCTCTCGCCATCGTGTTCGTCGCGCTGCGCGTGAATCAGAGCGTCCCGGCGCCGGCCGCGCCCCGGTCCGCTCCGGCCGCGACGCCCGAGCCCGCCCCGCCGGCCGGGGCGTCCGACGCCCCGCAGCCGGAAGCTCAATCCCCCGCGCCCTCGCGCCTGGTTGCGGAAGCGAAGAAAGAGCGTGCGGCCGAACCCGTCGCGGACAAGGCCGTCGCGGCGCTGAAGGCGAAGCCCGAGGCCGCGCCCCGCCTCGAGGCGGCGCCCGTCATGGAGATGGACGCCATCTCCCCCGCCCCTGTCGCGACGATCGAGCTTTCGGACATCCGGTTCCCGGCACCCGCCCCTCCGGCGGCCGGGGCCGGGGCGCCGGCGGAGCCATCCCGCGACGCCGTCTCCGCGCCCTCGGCCGTGGGCGGCGCGGCGAACGTCGGGGCGACGGGCTCGCGATCGGTGAGGGTGCGCGTGCGTCTCGACGGCGATTCCCGGGTCGTGAGCGCGGAGCGCGCAGGCGACACCCCCTCGGGCGACGACGCGGCGTTCATCGCGAGCCTCAAGGGTGCCGTCCTCCGCCTCCCCGCGGACTCCGTCGCCCGCGAGGCCGCGGCGAAGGACTCACGGCTGTCCTCGTTGACCGCCCTGCGCAAGAACGCGCGCGCCGACGCGGCGCTCCGCGAGCTTCTCGTCGAGATCCGCCTCCCCGCTTCCCGGAATCCCTGAGCGGCCCCGGCGCTCGACTCCCCCTCGATCGCCGGGGGGTATACTTGCGCTTCACGTCCGCGATGAGCGGCCCCCGAGAGACCAGACGTCACCTATGAACGGCTCGATTCTCGACGAGATACGCGCTTCCGTGCTCGCGCGCGCCCGCGCCCTGTACGGTGTGGATCCCCCCGAGATGGCGATGGAGTACCCGCCGCGCGCGGAGATGGGAGACGTCGCAAGCCCGCTCGCGTTCGAGCTCGCGAAGCAGTTGAAGCGCAACCCCAGGGCGATCGCCACGGAGATCGCGGCCGGCCTCCCGCTCCCCGGGAGCGTCGCGAAGTGCGAGCCCGCGGGAGGCGGATTCCTGAACTTCCACCTGAAGCGCGAGCTCGTCCCCGCGCGCCTGCGGGCGTCGCTCCTCGCGCCGGCCGCACCTGCCGGCGAGCGCGACGGCAAGATCATCGTCGAGCACACGAACATCAACCCCAACAAGGCCGCGCACATCGGACACCTGAGGAACGCGGTCCTCGGAGACACGCTCGTCCGCCTTCTCAAGCACTCGGGCAGGCGGGTCGAGGTCCAGAACTACATCGACGACACGGGCGTGCAGGTCGCGGATCTCGTCGTGGGGTTCGTCCACCTAAGGAAGATGACGCTCGACGAGGTCCGTGGCGTGGACGGCCGGTTCGACTACTACTGCTGGGATCTCTACTCGGAGGTCACGGCGTTCTACGAGGGCGACCGGGCGCGTCTCGATCTCCGGAGCACGGCGCTGAAGCACATGGAGGAGGGAATCGCCCCCGAGGCGCCCCTCGCCCGCTACGTCG
This region includes:
- a CDS encoding helix-turn-helix domain-containing protein, with product MASFGEELRRERELRDISIREISEATNIPSRFLEALEQNNFSILPGGAYNRGFIRSYARHIGINIEEMINAYSQEVGRQEANPPIDARRSALPPGAQASNGAAGLIAGISVLAVAGAIAILYYFAGAALRRTPAPESPAVAHGVALKARVKKSGALPSEPGATRPEPPPDAAKAVAGSAAPEIPAAAPGVERLVKVRALETTWVQLTCAGVAQFRGDLWVGSERHFPCREPVVLSADNGGAIECAVDGAEVQLLGDRGEIVRDRPIPIQRPPAPAADPAVKAKPRPAAATPAEAPGRIS
- a CDS encoding Stp1/IreP family PP2C-type Ser/Thr phosphatase; translation: MKVAHKGLSDVGRKREHNEDSFAVIPEDNLFLVADGMGGHAAGEVASRIAVNAIADFIASTRKDAEITWPYEYDTNLSVASNRLKTAIRLANQRILDTIAERRDLEGMGTTLVSVLLSDGMACVGHVGDSRSYLVRGGELSQVTGDHSWVNEQVKLGFLTKEDAVRHPFRNVVTRALGSKEDVQVDISEKPLQKDDTILLCSDGLNTMVDDRTILDLVQRSSGDVETAARNLIAKANEGGGEDNVTVILMRILEP
- a CDS encoding sigma-70 family RNA polymerase sigma factor — encoded protein: MTQGIRSGNLSPLAGSPTAEASGERRDLDAAAVVEAHADFVHSICRRLTRDTEEARELFQESFVRILNGLPAFREDASVRTWICQIVMNTDRNRRRWWSRFRRNFQAAEPAPGAAGEGPGLEPADRGAGPERAAMGAEARSRIESALAALPDDQRLAVVLRDVEGMSYEEIAAATGVEVGTVKSRIGRARAALRVRLADLVDRAKPEASR
- a CDS encoding zf-HC2 domain-containing protein, which produces MRPPCEDVRADLSAMIDGALSSRRAKELDDHLAGCGACRAERDALRRTSTLLAESGGERAPRSWVGEAVRRASGPRGKAPARSALRPVWALPSVAAALALAIVFVALRVNQSVPAPAAPRSAPAATPEPAPPAGASDAPQPEAQSPAPSRLVAEAKKERAAEPVADKAVAALKAKPEAAPRLEAAPVMEMDAISPAPVATIELSDIRFPAPAPPAAGAGAPAEPSRDAVSAPSAVGGAANVGATGSRSVRVRVRLDGDSRVVSAERAGDTPSGDDAAFIASLKGAVLRLPADSVAREAAAKDSRLSSLTALRKNARADAALRELLVEIRLPASRNP